One Fusobacterium ulcerans DNA segment encodes these proteins:
- a CDS encoding AzlC family ABC transporter permease, translated as MKKALKAAFKATMPVFFGYIFVGMAFGLLCQRNGYNFIWALFIGIGVYSGSMQFVLLNLLTGGAGIAEAVITTLIVNARYALYGISFTDLFKKMKKVRPYMIHTLTDEVYAIMCSVKVPLGVNRKQLFLAIAGLSHFYWVLGGVLGAILGSAVHFNSKGIDFAMTALFIVIFVDQFLTFPTRTPSILGVLSGLVCLIFLGSKNMLIPSIMIIIVFLIVFKSRLEKKIEMAKKRGVR; from the coding sequence ATGAAGAAAGCATTAAAAGCGGCATTCAAAGCAACAATGCCGGTTTTTTTCGGGTACATTTTTGTAGGAATGGCCTTTGGATTACTATGTCAAAGAAATGGATATAATTTTATCTGGGCGTTATTTATAGGGATTGGGGTATATTCTGGGTCTATGCAGTTTGTGCTTTTAAATCTTTTAACAGGTGGAGCAGGGATAGCAGAAGCAGTTATCACCACTTTAATAGTAAATGCAAGATATGCACTTTATGGAATATCATTTACAGATCTCTTTAAGAAAATGAAAAAAGTCAGACCATATATGATACATACCCTTACAGACGAAGTTTATGCAATTATGTGTTCAGTAAAAGTTCCATTGGGAGTGAATAGAAAGCAGCTCTTTTTAGCCATAGCAGGATTGAGTCATTTTTATTGGGTGCTGGGTGGAGTATTGGGAGCAATACTTGGATCTGCTGTACATTTCAACAGTAAAGGAATAGACTTTGCAATGACTGCTTTGTTTATAGTTATATTTGTAGATCAATTCCTTACTTTTCCAACTAGGACTCCTAGTATATTAGGTGTATTAAGCGGACTTGTTTGTTTGATATTTTTAGGATCAAAAAATATGCTGATTCCTTCTATAATGATCATAATTGTTTTCTTAATAGTTTTTAAATCAAGATTAGAAAAAAAGATAGAAATGGCAAAGAAAAGGGGCGTGAGATAA
- a CDS encoding branched-chain amino acid transporter permease has product MRPGFLYSVSIIAAVGATSYFLRAFPFLVLNKKNKAVEKYMMYLGKVLPPAVIGILIIFCLKDTSILKAPHGIPEILAVAVVVLLHVWRRNSLISILGGTAFYMYLVQKIF; this is encoded by the coding sequence ATGAGACCAGGATTTTTATATTCAGTTTCTATAATAGCAGCAGTAGGAGCTACTTCATATTTTCTGAGAGCTTTTCCCTTTCTTGTATTGAATAAAAAAAATAAAGCAGTAGAAAAGTATATGATGTATTTAGGAAAAGTTTTGCCCCCAGCAGTAATTGGAATACTTATTATATTCTGTTTAAAAGATACCAGTATACTTAAAGCTCCTCATGGAATACCTGAAATACTTGCAGTAGCAGTTGTTGTACTGCTTCATGTATGGAGAAGAAATAGTTTGATAAGTATTTTAGGAGGAACAGCCTTCTATATGTATCTTGTCCAGAAAATATTTTAA
- a CDS encoding ATP-binding protein, whose protein sequence is MIRKIIKIDEEKCNGCGICVSACHEGAIGMVNGKAKLMRDDYCDGLGDCLPGCPVNAISFEEREAAEYDEAAVKANMAAKKNGAAPSVHFGCPGMQSKTIERKTEKHESNEIKEAGEMESQLNQWPVQIKLVPVNAPYFNNANLLIAADCTAYSYGDFHNKFMRNKITLIGCPKLDEGDYADKLTAILENNDIKSLTVVRMQVPCCGGIVNAVKKALLQSGKLIPWNIVTISTNGEIIED, encoded by the coding sequence ATGATAAGAAAAATAATAAAAATTGATGAAGAAAAATGTAATGGTTGTGGAATATGTGTTTCAGCTTGTCATGAAGGGGCAATTGGAATGGTAAATGGAAAAGCTAAATTGATGAGAGATGACTATTGTGATGGTTTGGGAGATTGTCTTCCAGGTTGTCCAGTAAATGCAATCAGTTTTGAAGAAAGAGAAGCAGCTGAATATGATGAAGCAGCAGTAAAAGCTAATATGGCAGCTAAAAAAAATGGAGCAGCTCCATCTGTTCATTTTGGATGTCCGGGAATGCAGTCTAAAACTATTGAGAGAAAAACTGAAAAACATGAATCAAATGAAATCAAAGAAGCTGGAGAAATGGAATCTCAACTAAACCAATGGCCTGTACAGATAAAGCTTGTTCCAGTAAATGCACCATATTTTAATAATGCCAACTTATTGATAGCAGCAGATTGTACAGCATATTCTTATGGAGATTTTCATAATAAATTTATGAGAAACAAGATAACTCTTATAGGATGTCCTAAACTAGATGAGGGAGATTATGCAGATAAGTTGACTGCAATTCTTGAAAATAATGATATAAAATCTCTTACTGTAGTACGTATGCAGGTGCCATGTTGTGGTGGAATAGTAAATGCAGTGAAGAAAGCATTGCTTCAAAGCGGCAAATTAATTCCTTGGAACATTGTAACAATATCTACAAATGGAGAAATAATAGAAGATTAA